In Clostridium sporogenes, one genomic interval encodes:
- a CDS encoding DUF1659 domain-containing protein yields the protein MAVSKNLLERNLALEYQDGLDKKGKAIMKKATYKNVKLAAEPEALMEVVDAINPLMPEGISEARVVENYVLIK from the coding sequence ATGGCAGTAAGTAAAAATCTTTTAGAAAGAAATCTGGCTCTAGAATATCAAGACGGCTTAGATAAGAAAGGAAAGGCCATCATGAAAAAAGCTACCTATAAAAATGTAAAACTAGCTGCAGAACCAGAAGCACTTATGGAGGTAGTGGATGCAATAAATCCATTAATGCCAGAGGGCATATCAGAGGCTAGGGTAGTGGAAAATTATGTATTAATAAAATAA
- a CDS encoding metallophosphoesterase family protein has translation MKMKKFKKLLSFIILTLLVSFCFPTTVYSKTVKDTRYIGATSDIHNKIPNLEKWLSNLKGTTTSMDYMIFGGDYVGKTSAESCVSAVKSQFSRTPSILAKGNHDKSKGGKYDSGLVVNNEDYAIYVMDSSSKSFTSSDMKNLKSSLDQINSSKPVFVVSHCPIHYFGKRNIGNADKLLSLLNNHSNVVFLWGHNHSKGDTNYGTVKVKGDTIQSSKSSSKVPINFTYANMGAMAQGNNGAYGLLMNLINSGGTTNIKFYYKDLSGKTVSNYSVDIS, from the coding sequence ATGAAAATGAAAAAATTTAAAAAGTTGTTATCTTTTATTATATTAACACTACTGGTTAGTTTTTGTTTTCCAACAACAGTTTATTCAAAAACTGTAAAAGATACAAGATATATTGGAGCTACTTCAGATATTCACAATAAAATTCCCAATTTGGAAAAATGGCTATCTAATTTGAAGGGTACTACAACATCAATGGATTATATGATTTTTGGTGGTGATTATGTAGGGAAAACTAGTGCAGAATCCTGTGTCTCTGCTGTGAAGAGTCAATTTAGTAGGACTCCCTCCATATTAGCGAAAGGTAACCATGATAAGAGTAAGGGAGGAAAATATGATTCTGGATTAGTTGTTAACAATGAGGATTATGCTATATATGTAATGGATTCATCAAGTAAGTCCTTTACAAGTAGCGATATGAAGAATCTTAAATCTTCTTTGGATCAAATAAATTCATCTAAGCCAGTTTTTGTTGTTTCTCATTGTCCTATTCATTATTTTGGGAAGAGAAACATTGGAAATGCAGATAAACTCCTTTCCCTTCTTAATAATCATAGTAACGTAGTATTCCTTTGGGGACATAATCATTCTAAAGGAGACACAAATTATGGTACAGTTAAAGTGAAAGGTGATACAATACAAAGCTCCAAGTCTTCTTCAAAAGTTCCTATTAATTTCACATATGCAAATATGGGAGCAATGGCTCAAGGAAATAATGGAGCATATGGATTGCTTATGAATTTAATAAATAGCGGTGGTACTACAAATATTAAGTTCTATTATAAAGATCTTTCAGGAAAAACTGTTTCAAATTATTCTGTAGACATCAGTTAA
- a CDS encoding YvrJ family protein gives MYDQLVMLISNVGFPIAVSLYLLLRIEKKLEELTKALNSLDKSILSAIEHQKDEYFTKK, from the coding sequence ATGTATGACCAATTAGTAATGCTTATAAGTAATGTGGGATTTCCTATAGCGGTTAGTTTATATCTTTTATTAAGGATAGAAAAAAAGCTTGAGGAATTGACTAAAGCTTTAAATTCTCTTGATAAATCTATACTTTCAGCTATAGAGCACCAAAAAGATGAGTATTTCACTAAAAAGTGA
- a CDS encoding sigma-70 family RNA polymerase sigma factor has protein sequence MYNLLEKYRNGDMGALNEIIENFNPLILKEASRWRIGCYEYEDLVQHGYLSVIKAVNMFKGEESKFVPYCINAIKTNYKALLKGEIKHHREIPDENILNKGNEYMFTIEDEIIAYEKTKEIYEALDKLTEEEKQVINDFYIKNNSLNKVAEDTNKTYNSVRYTKDKAIKKLQKILEEHS, from the coding sequence ATGTATAATTTACTTGAAAAATATAGAAATGGTGATATGGGTGCTTTAAATGAAATTATAGAAAATTTTAATCCACTTATATTGAAAGAGGCTTCAAGATGGAGAATAGGATGTTATGAGTATGAAGATTTGGTGCAACATGGCTATCTTTCAGTTATAAAGGCTGTTAATATGTTTAAAGGTGAAGAAAGTAAGTTTGTTCCCTATTGTATAAATGCAATCAAAACAAATTATAAAGCTCTCTTAAAAGGAGAGATAAAGCACCATAGAGAAATACCAGATGAAAATATATTAAATAAAGGCAATGAATATATGTTTACCATAGAGGATGAAATAATAGCTTATGAAAAAACAAAGGAGATATATGAAGCATTAGATAAGCTTACAGAAGAGGAAAAACAGGTTATAAATGATTTTTATATTAAAAATAATAGTCTTAATAAAGTAGCAGAGGATACAAATAAAACTTATAATTCAGTAAGATATACTAAAGATAAAGCAATAAAAAAACTGCAGAAAATACTTGAAGAGCATAGTTAA
- a CDS encoding DnaD domain protein, with amino-acid sequence MAKYRQLYTEFWKDGFVVELEPEEKYFYLYLLTNANTSQCGIYELPKKIIENETGYNRETVDNLIKKFEEYKKIIYSEETKEIIILNWFKYNEPNNINAIKCVNKELKKIKNRNFVKELYFQYSKSGLEVDKLFYEIEDGFIKEKNNKAEDIYISITDHGNSDYGYKNIDRNSKFENKSIDTDKNIEIETSDKHIARGYEGAYKGPVSKEIINNKQKEINNKKEVISNSCCSNKEKESKYNNINKNSNCEFKSQEELKVNNTVKSDDFNEGIDITTAAGKNTTATEEEVGEIESCRANVKNIRGVIAVFENNIHKIAPIERKKIIGWSNKFSYDVIVMAIEEAIFNNIKNIGYIEKILDTWFSKGLTSIEDIKSYKARWEEKKKKIKSKENTVDRWNDFEQREYDFEKLERKLLGWEMA; translated from the coding sequence ATGGCTAAATACAGACAGCTTTATACAGAATTTTGGAAGGATGGTTTTGTGGTGGAATTAGAACCAGAAGAAAAATATTTTTATCTCTACTTATTGACTAATGCTAATACTTCACAATGTGGAATTTATGAACTACCTAAAAAAATTATAGAAAATGAAACAGGATATAATAGAGAAACTGTGGATAATCTCATTAAAAAATTTGAGGAATATAAAAAAATAATTTATTCAGAAGAAACTAAAGAAATTATTATACTAAATTGGTTTAAATATAATGAGCCTAATAATATTAATGCTATTAAATGTGTGAATAAGGAACTTAAAAAGATAAAAAACAGAAATTTTGTTAAGGAATTATATTTTCAATACTCTAAAAGTGGATTAGAAGTAGATAAATTATTTTATGAAATAGAAGATGGCTTTATAAAGGAGAAAAATAATAAAGCTGAAGATATTTATATTTCCATAACTGATCATGGTAATAGTGACTATGGTTATAAGAATATAGATAGAAATAGTAAATTTGAAAATAAGTCTATAGATACAGATAAAAATATTGAAATAGAAACTAGTGATAAGCATATTGCTAGGGGGTATGAAGGGGCTTATAAGGGTCCTGTAAGTAAAGAAATAATAAATAATAAACAAAAAGAAATAAATAATAAAAAAGAAGTAATAAGCAATAGTTGTTGTAGTAATAAAGAAAAAGAGAGTAAATATAATAATATAAACAAAAATAGTAATTGTGAATTTAAAAGTCAAGAAGAGCTTAAGGTAAATAACACTGTAAAAAGTGATGATTTTAATGAGGGCATAGATATAACAACAGCTGCAGGAAAGAATACAACAGCTACAGAGGAAGAAGTAGGTGAAATTGAATCTTGTAGAGCCAATGTTAAAAACATAAGGGGTGTTATAGCTGTTTTTGAAAATAATATACACAAAATAGCTCCTATAGAGAGGAAAAAAATTATAGGTTGGAGTAATAAATTTAGCTACGATGTTATTGTTATGGCTATAGAAGAAGCTATATTTAATAATATAAAAAACATAGGATACATAGAAAAAATTTTAGATACTTGGTTTTCTAAAGGTTTAACTTCCATTGAGGATATAAAATCTTACAAAGCAAGATGGGAAGAAAAAAAGAAGAAAATAAAATCTAAAGAAAATACTGTGGATAGATGGAATGATTTTGAACAAAGGGAATATGATTTTGAAAAGTTAGAAAGAAAGTTATTAGGCTGGGAAATGGCTTAA
- a CDS encoding helix-turn-helix domain-containing protein has translation MQPNKKYILELINKNNWSQNKFAKKAGVSNATISRWINGKRGAGPELIAGIIRAFPNESINKLFFL, from the coding sequence TTGCAACCTAATAAAAAATATATTTTAGAGCTTATTAATAAAAATAATTGGTCACAAAATAAATTTGCTAAAAAAGCAGGAGTTTCAAATGCAACTATAAGTAGGTGGATTAATGGAAAAAGAGGTGCTGGTCCAGAATTAATAGCAGGTATAATTAGGGCTTTCCCTAATGAATCTATAAACAAGCTATTTTTTTTATAG
- a CDS encoding helix-turn-helix domain-containing protein: MKFGEFFKNIRTEKGLSQRQLAELSHISNTEISRIESGERRNPSPNILKSLAPHLGISYGELMIKAGYIDESIEHEKYTEHIFRNSDGEFADTIKLAKNIHDKDSEILTIMNRVTSELPKEDIKAIKEFANFYLNKNNNK, encoded by the coding sequence ATGAAATTTGGTGAATTTTTTAAAAATATTAGAACAGAAAAGGGGCTATCTCAAAGACAACTTGCTGAGCTTTCTCACATAAGTAACACAGAAATTTCCCGCATAGAATCTGGTGAACGCCGAAATCCTTCACCTAATATACTAAAATCACTAGCACCACATCTTGGAATAAGTTATGGTGAATTAATGATTAAAGCGGGTTATATTGATGAAAGCATAGAACATGAAAAATACACTGAACATATTTTTAGAAATTCTGATGGAGAATTTGCTGACACAATAAAATTAGCAAAAAATATTCACGATAAAGACTCTGAAATTTTAACTATTATGAATAGAGTTACCTCTGAATTACCTAAGGAAGATATCAAAGCAATAAAAGAATTTGCAAATTTTTATTTAAATAAAAATAATAATAAATAG
- a CDS encoding hemerythrin domain-containing protein yields the protein MIRNTRQNNLEKSEIEISPTEDLMREHGVLHRILLIYNDALKYLRRQKVNNEIDIYCIIYNAASIAHKFIENYHQKLEEQYVFPKFSRDPKYIELINILLNQHNAASKLTKNILYFSSIKNVCFFGRDLQLIQLMSLYINMYNPHSAREATVVFPAFHELVTPEEFKKLGEKFEEIEEEKFGENGFEHIVNEVSKIEKTLGIYDLAQFTPIEIRRVSQN from the coding sequence TTGATTAGAAATACTAGACAAAATAATTTGGAAAAATCAGAAATTGAAATTTCTCCTACGGAAGATTTAATGCGAGAACATGGGGTTTTACATCGTATATTGTTGATTTATAATGATGCATTAAAATATTTAAGAAGGCAAAAGGTAAATAATGAAATAGATATTTATTGTATTATTTATAATGCTGCCTCTATAGCACATAAATTTATTGAAAATTATCACCAAAAACTAGAGGAACAATATGTTTTCCCAAAGTTTTCTCGAGATCCTAAATATATTGAGCTTATAAACATACTTCTTAATCAGCACAATGCAGCCTCTAAATTAACTAAAAATATACTTTATTTTTCATCAATAAAAAATGTATGTTTTTTTGGAAGGGATCTACAATTAATTCAATTGATGTCATTATATATAAACATGTATAATCCTCATTCCGCTCGTGAAGCTACAGTTGTTTTTCCAGCTTTTCATGAATTAGTAACTCCAGAAGAATTTAAAAAATTAGGAGAGAAATTTGAGGAAATAGAGGAAGAAAAGTTTGGGGAAAATGGTTTTGAACATATAGTCAATGAAGTTTCCAAAATAGAAAAAACATTAGGTATTTATGATTTAGCTCAGTTTACCCCAATAGAAATAAGAAGAGTGTCTCAAAATTAA
- a CDS encoding ImmA/IrrE family metallo-endopeptidase produces the protein MANYYKNNYYTLDKIPKHRIEYITKSAKIFLKDFNLKHWPLDCVELILKIQKDQSLPIQIKSMANLHHNFDAATIYSKESNSFLIIVNRNKIHYPFKISKHRRLNFTLAHELGHIYLKHHELPENCKTEKDLYIEELEADEFAGKILMPKNKIYTSNFTSIKEVATYFNVSESAVLKRLTNIKCSNLTYSRLKNYENIKIHF, from the coding sequence ATGGCTAATTATTATAAAAACAATTATTATACTTTAGATAAAATCCCTAAGCATAGGATTGAGTATATAACTAAAAGTGCAAAAATATTTTTAAAAGATTTTAATTTAAAACATTGGCCTCTAGATTGTGTTGAACTTATATTAAAAATTCAAAAAGATCAAAGTTTACCTATACAAATAAAATCAATGGCTAATTTACATCATAATTTTGACGCAGCTACAATATATTCAAAGGAAAGTAATAGTTTTCTAATAATTGTTAATAGAAATAAAATTCATTATCCATTTAAAATTTCTAAACACCGTAGACTTAACTTTACATTAGCTCATGAACTAGGTCATATTTATTTAAAACATCATGAATTACCAGAAAACTGTAAAACAGAAAAGGATTTATATATAGAAGAATTAGAAGCTGACGAATTTGCTGGCAAAATACTTATGCCTAAAAATAAAATATACACCAGTAATTTTACATCTATTAAAGAAGTTGCAACATATTTTAATGTTTCAGAGAGTGCTGTACTAAAAAGATTAACCAATATTAAATGCTCTAATTTAACATATTCAAGACTTAAAAACTATGAAAATATAAAAATACATTTCTAA
- a CDS encoding transglutaminase domain-containing protein, translating to MHSKKIFKIIFKVFLVVFIFLIAGVVFINYRLSSHAKLPEGVVRVTNKEEYYKAIEKAMCNYDEKLTVAITDMEDDSYYNIDTVEKVLRNNPQLNDICIDAEGHKKVLTIPIEMNIDFKYSEDVKVLKNREKAVQAKVKEIISKVIKPGMKDYEKELALHDYLVNNAKYDVRIDKGSMPKESNTAYGVLINKLGACVGYSDAMKRLLDAANIESKIIVGSVITEENWSGHAWNLVKIGGQYHHLDVTWDDPINEDGSNTPRHTYFNISDAQIKKTHQWDEKSYPKCNSTKFSFKNLGLSEKDGNGNTILTIHNYDEFYSTIQQAVAKGKKEVSINILNFNKDVYDLENVVNKVYRSIGKEGPYSWVEEKDDINNSKIITLTFE from the coding sequence ATGCATTCAAAAAAAATTTTCAAGATAATATTTAAAGTTTTTTTAGTAGTTTTTATATTTTTAATAGCAGGAGTTGTTTTTATAAACTATAGACTTAGTAGTCATGCAAAATTACCTGAAGGAGTAGTAAGAGTTACAAATAAGGAGGAGTATTATAAAGCTATAGAGAAGGCTATGTGTAATTATGATGAAAAATTAACTGTAGCTATTACAGATATGGAGGATGACTCATATTATAATATAGATACTGTTGAAAAAGTTTTACGTAATAATCCACAATTAAATGATATTTGTATTGATGCTGAAGGACATAAAAAAGTACTTACAATTCCAATAGAAATGAACATTGATTTTAAATATTCAGAAGATGTAAAAGTATTAAAGAATAGAGAAAAAGCCGTACAAGCTAAAGTTAAAGAAATTATAAGTAAAGTAATTAAACCAGGAATGAAAGATTATGAAAAAGAATTAGCACTACATGATTATTTAGTTAATAATGCAAAATATGATGTTAGAATTGATAAGGGCTCTATGCCTAAGGAATCTAACACGGCCTATGGTGTATTAATAAATAAATTAGGGGCTTGCGTTGGATATTCCGATGCTATGAAAAGACTTTTAGATGCTGCTAACATAGAATCCAAAATTATAGTTGGTAGTGTTATTACGGAAGAAAATTGGAGTGGACATGCCTGGAATTTAGTTAAAATTGGAGGACAATATCACCATTTAGATGTAACTTGGGATGATCCTATAAATGAAGATGGTTCTAATACACCTAGACATACTTATTTTAATATTTCTGATGCTCAAATAAAAAAAACTCATCAATGGGATGAAAAGAGTTATCCTAAATGTAACAGTACAAAATTTAGTTTTAAAAATTTAGGCTTATCAGAAAAGGATGGTAATGGAAATACAATATTAACAATACATAATTATGATGAATTTTATTCCACTATACAACAAGCGGTGGCTAAAGGGAAAAAAGAGGTAAGTATAAATATATTAAACTTTAATAAAGATGTATATGATTTAGAAAATGTAGTTAATAAAGTTTATAGATCTATAGGTAAAGAGGGACCTTATTCTTGGGTAGAGGAGAAAGATGATATAAATAATTCAAAAATCATTACTTTAACTTTTGAATAG
- a CDS encoding cupin domain-containing protein: MKDANYFIEKLNMIAHPEGGYYKESFISAENITDSDLTTAFEDKRILWTSIYFLLRNGEVSNFHRLKSDEMWYYHSGSPLTIYMITPEGELITEQLGLDIEKGEKPQVLVPKNYIFGSAMNNKGYALVGCMVSPGFEFRDFELFERDTLLNLYPKYKETIEKLTRA, encoded by the coding sequence ATGAAAGACGCAAATTATTTTATAGAAAAACTAAACATGATTGCTCATCCTGAAGGTGGGTATTATAAAGAAAGTTTTATTTCAGCTGAAAATATAACTGATTCAGATTTAACAACAGCCTTCGAGGATAAAAGAATACTGTGGACTAGTATATATTTTTTATTAAGAAATGGAGAAGTATCTAATTTTCATAGATTAAAATCTGATGAAATGTGGTATTATCATAGTGGTTCTCCTTTAACTATATATATGATTACTCCTGAAGGTGAACTTATAACTGAACAATTAGGTTTAGATATAGAAAAAGGTGAAAAACCTCAAGTTTTAGTACCTAAAAACTACATCTTTGGATCTGCAATGAACAACAAAGGATATGCTCTTGTTGGCTGTATGGTATCTCCTGGATTTGAGTTTAGGGACTTTGAATTATTTGAAAGAGATACTCTTTTAAATCTATATCCTAAATATAAAGAAACAATAGAAAAATTAACTAGAGCTTAG
- a CDS encoding DUF6483 family protein: protein MSIKKSIDDLGKLFGKTILENDKNIDTEKIGSTDLFKIILNKLFYEGNYDKAEDLIFEELEKNDSPEVYEIAVEFYNALLKKSAEELNEGNFARDEIYQGLDDIERFKTN from the coding sequence ATGAGTATCAAAAAATCTATAGACGACTTAGGAAAACTATTTGGTAAAACTATTTTAGAAAATGATAAAAATATTGATACCGAAAAAATTGGTTCAACAGATTTATTTAAAATAATTTTAAATAAATTATTTTATGAAGGCAATTATGATAAGGCAGAAGATTTAATCTTTGAGGAATTAGAAAAGAATGATTCACCTGAAGTATATGAAATAGCCGTGGAATTTTACAATGCATTGCTGAAAAAAAGTGCTGAAGAATTGAATGAAGGTAACTTTGCAAGAGATGAAATTTATCAAGGATTAGATGACATAGAAAGGTTTAAAACTAACTAA
- a CDS encoding heavy-metal-associated domain-containing protein produces MFFNKKSPGKEIELKVEGMMCNHCEIAVKEALQKVDGVKKVKVSHFKKRAFITLEEGKDVEVFELIHAVKATGYDASKI; encoded by the coding sequence ATGTTTTTTAATAAAAAATCCCCAGGAAAAGAAATAGAATTAAAAGTAGAAGGAATGATGTGTAATCATTGTGAAATTGCAGTTAAGGAGGCTCTTCAAAAAGTAGATGGAGTAAAAAAAGTAAAGGTGAGTCATTTTAAGAAAAGAGCCTTTATTACATTAGAAGAGGGTAAAGATGTTGAAGTTTTTGAACTAATACATGCTGTAAAAGCTACGGGCTATGATGCTTCTAAAATATAA
- a CDS encoding PIN domain-containing protein has product MLNVFLDSNIIYNNPFMDSGINKRLLDKIKQINGHVYITDIIYKEVIHNYVKKLEELNSDIDQLQTKINRTNIEMSFKNIDVIAEQKKLESRFNELVEHNYITILNTDSNLLNEVIERAIKKIKPFSENKEEFRDCLIWLTYVHKSESDNLKNCFFITNNTSDFFAKDKTSLHPDLLEDSKRFTIYKGLIEFFNLKQQLFDLGNFKNLKENFTFKFNDLYSDVMIKKFEYELEEYINKNNNLLSKYIFDLSETTDIKFESYDIRDENIISTDLNIESKTIDITGDLNIYLEVSIKRVNETICTVMNINAKFYCVKEIKIDQNTDEYFLEDDFLEFNIEDLDCTKLRSDDIDSYMYENYADAESNAEAERMDALENYYLH; this is encoded by the coding sequence ATGCTTAACGTATTTTTAGATAGCAATATTATATATAACAATCCTTTTATGGATAGTGGAATTAATAAAAGATTATTAGATAAAATTAAACAAATTAATGGACATGTCTATATTACAGATATTATATACAAAGAAGTAATTCATAATTATGTAAAGAAATTAGAAGAATTAAATTCTGATATAGATCAGTTACAAACTAAGATAAATAGAACCAATATTGAAATGAGTTTTAAAAATATTGATGTAATTGCAGAGCAAAAGAAATTAGAATCGAGATTCAATGAGTTAGTAGAACATAACTATATAACTATATTAAATACAGATTCAAATCTACTTAATGAAGTAATAGAAAGAGCAATTAAAAAAATAAAGCCCTTTAGCGAGAATAAGGAAGAATTTAGAGACTGTTTAATCTGGCTAACTTATGTCCACAAATCTGAATCAGATAATCTTAAAAATTGTTTTTTTATAACCAATAACACATCTGATTTTTTTGCTAAAGATAAAACATCTCTTCATCCTGATTTACTTGAAGATAGCAAAAGATTCACGATTTATAAGGGGCTAATAGAATTTTTTAATTTAAAACAACAATTATTTGATTTAGGAAATTTCAAAAATTTAAAAGAAAATTTTACCTTTAAATTTAACGATTTATATTCTGATGTTATGATAAAAAAATTTGAATATGAATTAGAAGAATATATAAATAAAAATAATAATTTATTGAGTAAGTATATTTTTGATTTAAGCGAAACTACAGATATTAAATTTGAATCTTATGATATAAGAGATGAAAATATAATATCAACAGATTTAAATATTGAAAGTAAAACTATAGATATTACTGGTGATTTGAATATATATCTTGAAGTAAGTATAAAGAGAGTAAATGAAACCATTTGTACTGTTATGAATATAAATGCAAAATTTTATTGCGTAAAAGAAATTAAAATTGATCAAAATACAGATGAATATTTCTTGGAAGATGATTTTTTAGAATTTAATATTGAAGATTTAGATTGTACTAAACTTAGGTCTGATGATATAGATAGTTATATGTATGAAAATTATGCAGATGCTGAATCTAATGCAGAAGCAGAGAGAATGGATGCATTAGAAAATTATTATTTACATTAA
- a CDS encoding class I SAM-dependent methyltransferase: MNNRKVIMQNEIAWDKRVNDGMCWTVPVTSEDIEKARNGVFGIKLTAIKNVPREWFPQKMEGLKILCLACGGGQQAPILAATGANVTVLDISLNQLKQDEFVASREDLNLKTVQGDMCDLSQFNNNSFDMVYCPVSVTYIQDVLPVFKESYRVLKKGGLFLFGAVNPFIYLFNGEKWDKDIFEVTNKLPFNSFDELDEKGIEDFIRDKNAIEYSHTLEALIGGQTKVGFLITDFYEDVDSDKICEYSAKYFATKAIK; the protein is encoded by the coding sequence ATGAATAATAGGAAAGTAATTATGCAAAATGAAATTGCTTGGGATAAGCGTGTAAACGATGGCATGTGTTGGACAGTCCCAGTGACAAGTGAAGATATAGAAAAGGCACGTAATGGAGTATTTGGAATTAAATTGACCGCCATTAAAAACGTTCCGAGGGAGTGGTTCCCACAAAAAATGGAGGGACTTAAAATTCTTTGTCTTGCTTGTGGTGGAGGTCAGCAAGCACCAATTTTGGCAGCTACTGGAGCAAATGTAACTGTCCTTGATATCTCATTAAATCAATTAAAGCAAGATGAATTTGTTGCAAGTCGTGAAGATCTTAATTTGAAAACTGTTCAGGGGGATATGTGTGATCTATCACAGTTTAATAATAATAGCTTTGATATGGTATATTGCCCAGTTTCAGTTACATATATTCAAGATGTTTTACCTGTATTCAAGGAGAGCTATAGAGTATTAAAAAAAGGTGGATTATTTCTTTTTGGAGCAGTTAATCCATTTATTTATCTGTTTAATGGTGAAAAGTGGGATAAGGATATTTTTGAAGTGACAAATAAGTTGCCATTTAATTCATTTGATGAGCTTGATGAAAAAGGCATAGAAGATTTTATAAGAGATAAAAATGCTATTGAATATAGTCATACGTTAGAGGCATTAATTGGTGGGCAGACAAAGGTTGGTTTTCTAATTACTGATTTTTATGAAGATGTGGATAGCGACAAAATTTGCGAGTATAGTGCAAAATACTTTGCTACTAAGGCAATAAAATAA
- a CDS encoding CD3324 family protein: MKYQNANKVLPKHLLLEVQKYIQGEYLYIPALKSSYKKWGERSGARNVLIHRNKEIMSKYKQGSAMTELADEYCLSIHSIKQIIYKK, translated from the coding sequence ATGAAATATCAAAATGCAAATAAGGTACTGCCTAAGCATTTATTGCTTGAAGTACAGAAATATATTCAAGGGGAATATTTATATATTCCTGCACTAAAATCCAGCTATAAAAAATGGGGAGAGAGATCAGGAGCTCGTAATGTTCTGATACATAGGAATAAGGAAATTATGAGTAAGTACAAACAGGGTTCTGCCATGACAGAACTAGCAGATGAATATTGTCTTTCTATCCATTCAATAAAACAAATAATTTATAAAAAATGA